TCTCACGCTGGAGCTGCTGGCGCGAAAAACCGGTACGCCCGCACGTCATATCTCGCGGGCGGTTAATGCCACGCGGGGTTGTAACGTCTCGCAGTGGATTAATAGTTTTCGCATCGCGCACGCGCAGCAGCTGTTGCGCCAGACCGCTTCACCCGTTACGGAGGTGATGCTCGAGTCAGGCTTCAATACCAAATCAAATTTCAATCGCGAGTTTTCGCGGATTGTGGGGATGAGTCCGGTGGAATATCGCCGCGCGGCGGCTGATAACGCAGCGTCTGATTCAGAAACTCGCTTATCTGCGTCGTGAGCTGCTGGTGAATTTTCTCACGGCTAAAGCCAGCACCATCACGGCACACAATCCCTTCTCCCGGCTCCTGCGCGTCGATAACGGCTGCCGCGCCTGGCTTACAAAGCTGCATAAAACTGAAGTGTGTAGCGCCAGGCACGCTAATAGCGCGGGCGAATTTGCCCGGCAGAGCGTGGGCCAGATAGCCAGACTCCAGCGCGGCAGGCACGTCGTCGCTGTCGACACCTGCGCTCATCACCAGCACAGGAATTTCCACCTTCGCCAGGCTTTGCGGCGTAAAGCCGCGCGCCAGCCCCAAATCTAACGACACCACGGCCTTGATTCGCACATCGCGCTGGCTTTCCGCCAGCCGGTTCTGCGTGCCCGGTAAATCGATACCAAGCGTATGGGCAACGATGCAGCCACCGAGTGCTGGATGACTTTTACAATCCGCCAGAAACCGCGGCGCAGAGAACCGCGCGCCTGCCAGTTCCATCACCGTCCATCCGCCCAGTGAATGCCCGGCGGCAGCGATTCGCTGCTCATCAGGTTTCCCGGTTTTTTCCGGGCTGGCGATAAGCGCGTCCAGCACACGCATTACATCTTTAGGGCGTTGCCAGAGCGCCTGCGCCTGAGCAGGCGATTTGTTACGTGTCGTGGTGCCCGGATGATCCACCGTAGCAACAATATACCCCTGCTCTGCCATCGCGTGCGCCAGCCAGTTCAGGTTGCGCCAGTTACCGCCAAAGCCATGTGAGAGTAACAGCACCGGATGAGCGCCGGGCGCAGGTGTGGCGTCACGCTGCACGTTAACGCCCGAAAAAACGATGTTATCACCCACCGTCTCTGGCGCATGGTTATCGTAAGTCGGGTACCAGACGGCGGCATCCAGTGGACGCGTGGCAGGCGAGTCGATAGTGAACTGATGAAAGCCGACATCCGCTGACGCGGCGACGCTTAACAGTAAAGTTGTAATAAAGGTGGTCAATCGATACATAGTGATGCTCTCCGTTTACAGGTCGCGGAGTTGTAGCATCGGGGGCGATATGCGGGCGTCCTGAAACACGATCGAGGACGTTTGAGTGGATTTAAGACATAAAAAAACCCGCCGAAGCGGGTTTTTAATCAGGCTAAGAACGATTACTCGTTGTCGTTGCCGCCCAGACCTGCGTTCAGCAGTTCTGCCAGGCTTGCAGACGCGTCTTCCGCAGTCACCTGCGGTGCTGCCGGGAGTTCACCTGCAGCGCGACGGCGCATACGATCCTGGTGGTACGCGTAACCGGTACCGGCCGGGATCAGACGACCCACGATAACGTTCTCTTTCAGGCCGCGCAGTTCGTCGCGTTTGCCCGCAACGGCTGCTTCGGTCAGCACGCGAGTGGTCTCCTGGAACGATGCCGCGGAGATGAAGGACTCGGTGGCCAGAGACGCTTTGGTGATACCCAGCAGGTCGCGCATGTAAGTCGCGCTGACTTTGCCGTTCGCTTCCAGTTCGCGGTTAGCGATCTTGACGCGAGAGTATTCAACCTGCTCACCTTCCAGGAACTCGGAGCTGCCCGCGTCCATGATGGTGGCTTTACGCAGCATCTGACGAACGATAACTTCGATGTGCTTATCGTTAATCTTAACGCCCTGCAGACGGTAAACGTCCTGTACTTCGTTAACGATGTAACGGGTCACAGCCTGAACGCCACGCAGACGCAGAATGTCATGCGGCGCTTCCGGACCATCGGAGATCACGTCACCACGTTCCACACGTTCGCCTTCGAACACGTTGAGCTGACGCCATTTCGGGATCATCTCTTCGTATGCGTCACCGCCGTCAACCGGGGTGATAACCAGACGACGTTTGCCTTTGGTTTCTTTACCGAAGGAGACGATACCCGCCACTTCAGCAAGGATTGCCGGCTCTTTCGGACGACGCGCTTCGAACAGATCCGCAACGCGCGGCAGACCACCGGTGATGTCCTTGGTACCGCCGGATTCCTGCGGAATACGCGCCAGGGTGTCACCGGAACTGATCTGAACGCCATCTTCCAGCTGAACAATCGCTTTACCTGGCAGGAAGTACTGTGCCGGCATGTCGGTGCCCGGGATCAGAACGTCGTTACCGTTAGCGTCGACAATTTTCAGCGCCGGACGCAGATCTTTACCGCCCGCGGTACGTTCTGAAGAATCCAGAACCACCAGCGAAGACAGACCGGTCAGCTCGTCAGTCTGACGAGTAATGGTCTGGCCGTCGATCATGTCGGTGAAACGAATGTAACCCGCCACTTCGGTGATAACCGGCATGGTATGCGGATCCCAGTTCGCAACGGTTTCGCCGCCAGCGACCTGCTCGCCATCACCTTTCGCCATAACAGCACCGTAAGGCACTTTATAGCTTTCTTTGGTACGGCCGAATTCGTCGATCAGTTTCAGCTCGGTGTTACGGGAAGTAACAACCAGCTTACCGCTGGAGTTAACAACCGACTTCGCGTTGCTCAGGCGGATGCTACCTTTGTTTTTCACCTGGATGCTGGATTCAGCAGCCGCACGAGATGCCGCACCACCGATGTGGAACGTACGCATCGTCAGCTGAGTACCCGGCTCACCGATGGACTGTGCTGCGATAACGCCGATGGCCTCACCTTTGTTGATGATGTGGCCACGCGCGAGGTCACGACCATAGCAGTGCGCACAGACGCCGAAGTCGGTGTCACAGGTTACTACGGAGCGAACTTTAACGCTGTCTACGGAGTTAGCTTCCAGGATGTCACACCACTGCTCGTTGAGGAGCGTGTTGCGCGCAACCAGGATATCCGCCGTGCCAGGCTTCAGCACGTCTTCTGCCGTTACACGACCCAGAACGCGATCGCGCAGCGGCTCTTTAACATCGCCACCCTCGATAACCGGGGTCATGGTAATGCCTTCCAGCGTGCCGCAATCGTCTTCGGTCACAACCAGATCCTGCGCGACGTCAACCAGACGACGAGTCAGGTAACCGGAGTTCGCGGTTTTCAGTGCGGTATCCGCCAGACCCTTACGAGCACCGTGGGTCGAGATGAAGTACTGGAGTACGTTCAGACCTTCACGGAAGTTCGCGGTGATCGGCGTTTCGATGATGGAGCCATCCGGCTTCGCCATCAGACCACGCATACCCGCCAGCTGACGAATCTGTGCCGCAGAACCACGCGCACCGGAGTCGGCCATCATGTAAATGCTGTTGAAGGAAACCTGCTGCTCTTCTTCGCCGTTACGGTTGATAACGGTTTCAGTTTGCAGGTTGTCCATCATCGCCTTGGATACGCGATCGTTCGCCGCGGCCCAGATATCGATGACTTTGTTGTAGCGCTCGCCAGCGGTAACCAGACCAGACTGGAACTGCTCCTGGATCTCGGCCACTTCCGCTTCGGCTTCGGCGATGATCTCGGCTTTTTTCGCCGGGATAACCATATCGTCGATACCAACAGACGCACCAGAACGTGCAGCATACGCAAAACCGGTATACATGGTCTGGTCAGCAAAAATAACGGTCGGCTTCAGGCCCAGAATGCGGTAACAGGTGTTCAGCATTTTGGAGATCGCTTTTTTACCGAGCGGCTGGTTCACGATAGAGAACGGCAGACCTTTCGGTACGATCATCCACAGGATGGCACGGCCAACCGTGGTGTCGATCAGGCTGGTTTTGGAAACGAACTCGCCGTTCGCGTCTTTTTCGTATTCAGTGATACGAACTTTTACGCGAGCGTGCAGTTCAGCCTGGCCTGAGCGGTACAGACGTTCCGCTTCTTTCGGACCAGTCAGCACCATGCCTTCGCCTTTGGCGTTAATCTTGTCGCGGGTCATGTAGTACAGACC
The genomic region above belongs to Cronobacter malonaticus LMG 23826 and contains:
- the rpoC gene encoding DNA-directed RNA polymerase subunit beta'; protein product: MKDLLKFLKAQTKTEEFDAIKIALASPDMIRSWSFGEVKKPETINYRTFKPERDGLFCARIFGPVKDYECLCGKYKRLKHRGVICEKCGVEVTQTKVRRERMGHIELASPTAHIWFLKSLPSRIGLLLDMPLRDIERVLYFESYVVIEGGMTNLERSQILTEEQYLDALEEFGDEFDAKMGAEAIQALLKSMDLEAECEQLREELNETNSETKRKKLTKRIKLLEAFVQSGNKPEWMILTVLPVLPPDLRPLVPLDGGRFATSDLNDLYRRVINRNNRLKRLLDLAAPDIIVRNEKRMLQEAVDALLDNGRRGRAITGSNKRPLKSLADMIKGKQGRFRQNLLGKRVDYSGRSVITVGPYLRLHQCGLPKKMALELFKPFIYGKLELRGLATTIKAAKKMVEREEAVVWDILDEVIREHPVLLNRAPTLHRLGIQAFEPVLIEGKAIQLHPLVCAAYNADFDGDQMAVHVPLTLEAQLEARALMMSTNNILSPANGEPIIVPSQDVVLGLYYMTRDKINAKGEGMVLTGPKEAERLYRSGQAELHARVKVRITEYEKDANGEFVSKTSLIDTTVGRAILWMIVPKGLPFSIVNQPLGKKAISKMLNTCYRILGLKPTVIFADQTMYTGFAYAARSGASVGIDDMVIPAKKAEIIAEAEAEVAEIQEQFQSGLVTAGERYNKVIDIWAAANDRVSKAMMDNLQTETVINRNGEEEQQVSFNSIYMMADSGARGSAAQIRQLAGMRGLMAKPDGSIIETPITANFREGLNVLQYFISTHGARKGLADTALKTANSGYLTRRLVDVAQDLVVTEDDCGTLEGITMTPVIEGGDVKEPLRDRVLGRVTAEDVLKPGTADILVARNTLLNEQWCDILEANSVDSVKVRSVVTCDTDFGVCAHCYGRDLARGHIINKGEAIGVIAAQSIGEPGTQLTMRTFHIGGAASRAAAESSIQVKNKGSIRLSNAKSVVNSSGKLVVTSRNTELKLIDEFGRTKESYKVPYGAVMAKGDGEQVAGGETVANWDPHTMPVITEVAGYIRFTDMIDGQTITRQTDELTGLSSLVVLDSSERTAGGKDLRPALKIVDANGNDVLIPGTDMPAQYFLPGKAIVQLEDGVQISSGDTLARIPQESGGTKDITGGLPRVADLFEARRPKEPAILAEVAGIVSFGKETKGKRRLVITPVDGGDAYEEMIPKWRQLNVFEGERVERGDVISDGPEAPHDILRLRGVQAVTRYIVNEVQDVYRLQGVKINDKHIEVIVRQMLRKATIMDAGSSEFLEGEQVEYSRVKIANRELEANGKVSATYMRDLLGITKASLATESFISAASFQETTRVLTEAAVAGKRDELRGLKENVIVGRLIPAGTGYAYHQDRMRRRAAGELPAAPQVTAEDASASLAELLNAGLGGNDNE
- a CDS encoding alpha/beta hydrolase family protein — its product is MYRLTTFITTLLLSVAASADVGFHQFTIDSPATRPLDAAVWYPTYDNHAPETVGDNIVFSGVNVQRDATPAPGAHPVLLLSHGFGGNWRNLNWLAHAMAEQGYIVATVDHPGTTTRNKSPAQAQALWQRPKDVMRVLDALIASPEKTGKPDEQRIAAAGHSLGGWTVMELAGARFSAPRFLADCKSHPALGGCIVAHTLGIDLPGTQNRLAESQRDVRIKAVVSLDLGLARGFTPQSLAKVEIPVLVMSAGVDSDDVPAALESGYLAHALPGKFARAISVPGATHFSFMQLCKPGAAAVIDAQEPGEGIVCRDGAGFSREKIHQQLTTQISEFLNQTLRYQPPRGDIPPDSSPQSAKTRD